The region CTCCCCACTGTTACTTGCTTTCTGTTCCAGGTAGCCTGTGCTGAAGGGAACCTCTACACTCTGACAGTACCTCAGCTGCAAGTGTGCTCCAAAGTGGCTACATTTCCTCACACCTCCGTGAGCCTCACGTGCTCACCTGACCAACAATGGGTGTTTGTGCTGGCACAAGGACCAGACATAGGCCCGAAGGTCAGTGCCTGGTGACCCCTATTCCTGGTCAACCCAATGCAGTTGGAGGTTGTTCTGGAATCGTATTTTAAGATgcgttacatttgcttatgctgtggaacatttgtttcacgatgcaaagatgtgttgcattcttttatgttgcatctgtttaactctgtgaagctgtgtttctttacctgtctaaaacacctgattggtttaataaagagccaaatggCAGGAGGAAAGATAGGAggagctagcaggcagagagaatgaataggaggagaaatctgggaagagaggagatccaggagcaagaaaagaaggggtcAGACACACAGCCACATGGCCACCAGCTACACaatcacacagccacccagccacccagtcataCAGCCACATAGCtaccagctacacagccacacagccacccagtcacacaaccacacagccaccaGCTACACAACCACCCAGCCACCAGCTACACACCCACAGCCACTcagtcacacagccacccagccaccagcTATACAGCTACCCAGTCGCACAGCCACTCAGTCACACAGCAACACAGCCACACAACTACAcggccacccagtcacccagccacacagccaccagctacacagctacacagccacccagctagacatggaataagaagggaagaaaaaaatatacagaaatagagaaaggtaaaagcccaagAAGCAAAaggtaaatgggataatttaagttaagaaaagctggcaagaaacaaggtaaactaaggccgggcattcataagttagaataagcctccatgtgatttattttgggAGCTTGGTGGTGGGCCCTCCCAAAAAGTAAAagaggaaacaacaacaacaggaggTTGCTAGAGAGCCTGGACCCCAAGACTGTAAGACAAGGTTCTCAGGCCATCACTACAGGGCCGGGCCCTGTAGCCAGACAGGAGGAGTGTACCTCTCTTTTACTGGAAAGGCCAGCTCTCGCTGGGGAGGGCAAAGTCAGTTCTGAACAATCTGGGCTTGAGCATCTCCACTAGCATGCTCCTCTAAAGAGCTGTCTGGTGTGCTGAGGATGGTGTGAAGACCACGGTGAGCAGGGAGGCCCATGGGGGGGAGGGGTTTGCTCTGCCTCCAGCACTGTGGTCAGGAGGAATGCCCTGAAAGTCACAAGGTCCTGACCATGACCTGGTTCATAGGCACAGAGACGTCCAGTCATTTGCCAGAGGCGCGGCCCTTATTGAATGCCAGGACCTAAACTGAAATTTCTGTTAGGCCACAGAAATAAGAGCTAGTGGTAGCCGGGGAAGCAGGTCGTTAGAGAATAGCATTTGAGTGCAGAGGACATGGGATGCATAGAAAGGGGACCTAAAAAAGACTTTGACCGCCCTGTCAGGCCCCGTATATAGGGTGTGGGTATGCGGGCAGCCAGCTGCTGAAGACAGTCCTGCCAAAGGCTGGAGCTAGCTTGGGGCTGGAGGGCTTTGGGATCTCTCGGGCCCCTCACCCTCTGTGACCATACAGGGTTGTTTCCCCAGGTGTTCTACACTCAGTCCTTGCTCCACCCATCAGAAGACGggcttcctgtctccaccaccctCCCTGTCAGGCTGAGTTCCAGGGCCTGCTGGGCTCCGGATGAGGCAGCCAGGCTGATAGTGATGCACAGAGATGACAGTGGCATGCATTTGGTCATCACTACCTTCAGTTTAAAGGCCAGCAAGTCCAGGGACAGAGTGAGCATCCTGGGTAAGGCCCCTGTGCTGGCCACAGCCTGCATTTCAGTGCTTCAGGACAGGCTTCTCACAGTCCCTCGAGGGCATCTTCTCTCCCCTTtcagggaggtggaagcagagtATCCTAGAAGCTTTACTGTGGGATTTCATGTCCTGAGTGGTGGGGTGCTTACCACGTGTTGGTCCCTGTGTGGTCCAGGGCTTTAGGTGTAAATTCCATGCCCATGGCCCCCTCCTGTGAGGGTGGCAGCACCCCAGCATTTTGCTGCTGCTGGACTGGGATTGGCGCCAGAGCAGGAACAGAGCTTTCCTAACTGCAGAGCCACGTTCTTCTCACTGCACTGCGCCATCAGGCGAGGCGCATACCCACGCCTGAAGAGCCAcctgtgtgtttttattctcCCCAGCACAACAGCTGGCCAGCTTCCTCCTGCCAGACACTATGACTCCGCACCTCATGCAGGCCCACGGCTCCCAAGTGATCCTGCTGGCCTCCCGGTCAGAGCTGATGCTGTTCACCATAGACGGCGTGCATCTGATAGCCTTCCAGGACCACCAGAGGCCCATCACATCCATATGGGTGGTGAGTGTACCATCTCCTGCCCGAGGCATGCTTTCCAGTCTTGGGCATCCATGAGCCGTGCCTCATTTGACTTCATCCCAAGGATGCGCACCGAGTCATCACCTCGTCCTTGGACCTGTCTTTGCGTGTCTATGTGTGGAATAAGAAGAACACATTTCCCGTCCTCAAGAGCTGTTATCATTTGCTTGGGGGATCTCACAGATGGGCCAGGTAATTGGCTGTCCTCCTGCCCTGTGTCTGTAAAGTGTAAAGCaattggttttctttcctttggaacGAGTCTTatcatgttgcccaggctagccttgaacttccagaaTCCAGTGACCCTCCCACCTCATTCTCCTAAATAGCTGAGACCAGATGTGCATATCACATCTGCTCAAAGGAAGGATCCTAAAGGAAAGGTTGAAGAGAGTGTGAGTAAGTCCAGCCTCAGATGAGCCACTGTGAAcatcctgcttctgtttctgctggCAGGCAAAAAGCCACAAGGCAGATTTCCAGCTCTTACTGTGCACTGTATGGTGTATCCTGTGCTGTATAAAACTAGCCTGTGTTGGCATCGCCCACACTTTGCAAATTTAGATTCTCTATGCATGATCCACAAAGAACATGTGGCCAGACTATGATTTAGACCTTAAAAAGGCCTTGTGAGAAACAGTCGGTCCTGGGAGCTCTTATGGGCATACCGCCTTGGCCACCTATGGGTTCCTGGTAGAGATGCGCTTAGTATAACAATGGCATGTCTGGGCCATTTCCCCTGATGTTTCTCACCACACGAGAATCACTGTGATGCCCAGCACTGCCAGGCGGGACCTGACACGGCCTTCCCACTGAAAAATGGGACAGCATTTTCCTTCTGAGCCTAGAGGAAATGGGGTACCAGTGTGCCACATAGGGTTGCAAAAATGAGGTCGGACTCCATCCCCATATAAAAGCTTTTCTGCTTAAACATTTGCCTTTATCCCAAGGTTAACTCATGGCATGTCCTTCTTCGTTGTAGTGGGTTTACCCATGTGAAAAGTGACAGCATGAGCATTGCTGGGGTTGAAGCCAGAAGCAATGGAACAAGTATCCTGAGGTCATACTGCTACAAGGTCCAGCTTAGCTAGACCCTACCAGCTGAAGATGCTCTTGCTTTGTGTGCAAACTCCTTACCAAAGATGCTGTCAACTTTGGGGAACGGACTGGTAAGGTGACTACTGTATGATCGCAACGAGCCCGTGAAGTATTTTCTTCTGTCTTGTGTTTGTCTTGCTCAGAGGAACAAAGGAGTAGCCATCTTCAGCCGGGCTTCCAGGTGCCTGAGGGTTCTGGTCCCAGACGGCGTGGACTGTGGCAATGCTGGAGAACCTGCTTGCTTACCGGGTCAGGACTGCAGCACGGTTGTTCTTGTTCACCAGAATATAATTAAAAGAGTTTTACCTGCCTGTCTTTTGTTATGTACTGTagacacacattcatgcatagaCTTTGCTGTCACTGAGATGCTGTAAGACCGTCTCAGAAATTCaagggtacaaaaaaaaaaaaaaaaaaaaaaaaaaaccagaatgaaGATGACGGCTTTGGAGTTGGCCGGCCCGGGGGCCCTGGCTGGGTGACGGTGGAAGTCAGGAGAGCATCGCACTGTCAAAGAGAAGACTGGAGAGCTAGGATGGAGCAAGGTAAGGATggagaggagacaggcaggccTGCTCAGTCCTGACTCTCGGTGTCCTTAGCATGTCCCTCAGGTCTGTCCTCTGCTGCTACGGAGCAGGTACCAGCCGCCTCCATGGAGAGCACTTCCCAGCTGCTCCTGAGGAAGGTTCAgaggattgtgtgtgtgcacagatgtgtgtcCGTGCTTTTGTGAGATGCTGTCTTTGAGTCACAGATCCACACATAGATgtcttcagtttcaggaggttcctcCCACTAAGACTCATGTAATGGGAATTTTTCTATCTTGAGGAATTTTTCCTTACGTTTGAAGAATAAGGACAGGAATGTCAGACTGCTTTGCCCAGTATCTGAATGCA is a window of Chionomys nivalis chromosome 13, mChiNiv1.1, whole genome shotgun sequence DNA encoding:
- the LOC130886085 gene encoding F-box/WD repeat-containing protein 12-like produces the protein MAPQLGPHELLHVFSFLEARDLLCAAQVNKVWNEVSVTQELWRQLCLRRWASCKAFPVVVGTQTWRQYYFCRSELEFRVASGRPRDFTSKAISGHTGKIDQLAYISPHEYRFDERARSVVCTVSSDCTVRAWDLREGTEIWSSPVQPAPLVSLVAYPPLQLVVTLDRQGLITGWKAETGSEWASFRLPTFCSSMEACGHPEGPFLMVACAEGNLYTLTVPQLQVCSKVATFPHTSVSLTCSPDQQWVFVLAQGPDIGPKVFYTQSLLHPSEDGLPVSTTLPVRLSSRACWAPDEAARLIVMHRDDSGMHLVITTFSLKASKSRDRVSILAQQLASFLLPDTMTPHLMQAHGSQVILLASRSELMLFTIDGVHLIAFQDHQRPITSIWVDAHRVITSSLDLSLRVYVWNKKNTFPVLKSCYHLLGGSHRWASGFTHVKSDSMSIAGVEARSNGTSILRSYCYKVQLS